In Ancalomicrobiaceae bacterium S20, the following proteins share a genomic window:
- the glmM gene encoding phosphoglucosamine mutase, with product MTRKYFGTDGIRGTANRWPITPEIAMKTAMSVGLAFRNGAERHRAVIGKDTRLSGYMIETAMVAGFTAVGMDVFMTGPLPTPAVAMLTRSLRCDVGVMISASHNPFADNGIKIFGPDGYKLSDEIEAEIEAMIESDLTGRLAAPSDLGRAKRIDGVHDRYIEFAKRTLPRNLSLSGLRVVIDCGNGAAYKVAPEALWELGADVVRIGVDPDGFNINRDCGSTAPDLLRRKVHEVRADIGIALDGDADRVIIVDEKGNIVDGDQLMAVVAQSFVEDGRLAGPGIVATVMSNLGLERFLGGLGLGLKRTKVGDRYVVEAMRAHGYNVGGEQSGHIILSDYATTGDGLVAALQVLAVVKRLGKPVSEVCHRFDPVPQILKNVRIAGGKPLEDDRVKATIDDAEKRLGNQGRLVIRPSGTEPLIRVMAEGDNQDLVERVVDDIIDALKKVAA from the coding sequence ATGACGCGCAAGTATTTCGGCACCGACGGGATTCGCGGCACCGCCAACCGTTGGCCGATCACGCCGGAAATCGCGATGAAGACCGCGATGAGCGTCGGTCTCGCCTTCCGCAACGGCGCCGAGCGCCACCGTGCCGTCATCGGCAAGGACACGCGGCTGTCGGGCTACATGATCGAGACCGCCATGGTCGCGGGCTTCACGGCGGTCGGCATGGACGTGTTCATGACCGGCCCGCTGCCGACCCCGGCGGTCGCGATGCTGACGCGGTCGCTGCGCTGCGACGTCGGCGTGATGATCTCCGCCTCGCACAATCCCTTCGCCGACAACGGCATCAAGATCTTCGGGCCGGACGGCTACAAGCTCTCAGACGAGATCGAGGCCGAGATCGAGGCGATGATCGAGTCCGATCTGACCGGCCGCCTGGCCGCACCGTCGGACCTCGGGCGCGCCAAACGCATCGACGGCGTCCATGACCGTTACATCGAATTCGCCAAGCGCACGCTGCCGCGCAATCTGTCGCTCTCCGGCCTGCGCGTCGTGATCGACTGCGGCAACGGCGCCGCCTACAAGGTCGCGCCGGAGGCGCTGTGGGAGCTCGGCGCCGATGTCGTGCGCATCGGCGTCGATCCGGACGGCTTCAACATCAACCGCGACTGCGGTTCGACCGCGCCCGACCTCCTGCGCCGCAAGGTGCACGAGGTGCGTGCCGATATCGGCATCGCGCTCGACGGCGACGCGGACCGCGTGATCATCGTCGACGAGAAGGGCAACATCGTCGACGGCGACCAACTCATGGCCGTCGTCGCGCAGTCCTTCGTCGAGGATGGCCGGCTCGCCGGGCCGGGCATTGTCGCGACCGTCATGTCCAACCTCGGGCTGGAGCGCTTCCTCGGTGGTCTCGGGCTCGGGCTGAAGCGCACCAAGGTCGGCGACCGCTATGTCGTCGAGGCGATGCGCGCCCACGGCTACAACGTCGGCGGCGAGCAGTCCGGCCATATCATCCTCAGCGACTACGCGACGACCGGCGATGGGCTCGTCGCGGCGCTGCAGGTGCTCGCCGTGGTCAAGCGGCTCGGCAAGCCGGTGTCGGAGGTCTGCCATCGCTTCGATCCGGTGCCGCAGATCCTCAAGAACGTCCGCATCGCCGGCGGCAAGCCGCTCGAGGACGACCGCGTCAAGGCGACGATCGACGATGCCGAGAAGCGGCTCGGTAACCAGGGCCGTCTCGTGATCCGCCCGTCCGGCACGGAGCCGCTGATCCGCGTCATGGCGGAGGGCGACAATCAGGATCTGGTCGAGCGCGTGGTCGACGACATCATCGACGCGCTGAAGAAGGTCGCGGCCTGA
- the ftsH gene encoding ATP-dependent zinc metalloprotease FtsH, translated as MNANFRNFALWVIIGLLLIALFQLFQNPGRGSGATDIPYSQFIDEVNQGKVKQVTITDSQVSGSYNGGGTFQTYAPPNAQYVQLLTEKHVTVGARPPGENFSIVGALISWFPMLLIIGIWLFVMRQMQGTGGKAMGFGKSKAKLLTEAHGRVTFEDVAGVDEAKEDLQEIVEFLRDPQKFQRLGGRIPRGCLLVGPPGTGKTLIARAVAGEANVPFFTISGSDFVEMFVGVGASRVRDMFEQAKKNAPCIIFIDEIDAVGRHRGAGLGGGNDEREQTLNQLLVEMDGFEANEGIIIIAATNRPDVLDPALLRPGRFDRQIVVPNPDVNGREKILKVHARKVPMAPDVDLRVLARGTPGFSGADLMNLVNEAALLAARRNKRLVTMSEFEDAKDKVMMGAERKSMAMSEEEKKLTAYHEAGHAIVGLSVPAGIPVHKATIIPRGRALGMVKFLPEGDRYSMKYKEFTSQLAVAMGGRVAEEIIFGKENITSGASGDIEQATKMARAMVTRYGYSDELGTVMYGENQDEVFLGMSVSRQQNISEATAQKIDAEVRRLVEEGYATAKKIISEKREEFVAVAEALLEYETLTGDEIKDLLAGKRPSRNDTPDQPATRSSSAVPPAGTAPKPRDLGGEPEGGLPQPG; from the coding sequence ATGAACGCCAATTTCCGGAACTTCGCCCTCTGGGTGATCATCGGCCTACTGTTGATCGCGCTCTTCCAGTTGTTCCAGAACCCCGGACGGGGCTCGGGTGCGACCGACATCCCTTATTCGCAGTTCATCGACGAGGTGAACCAGGGCAAGGTCAAGCAGGTCACCATCACCGACTCGCAGGTCTCGGGCAGCTACAACGGCGGGGGCACGTTCCAGACCTATGCGCCGCCGAACGCGCAGTATGTCCAGCTCCTGACCGAGAAGCACGTCACCGTTGGCGCACGGCCGCCGGGTGAGAACTTCTCGATCGTCGGCGCGCTGATCTCGTGGTTCCCGATGCTGCTGATCATCGGTATCTGGCTGTTCGTGATGCGCCAGATGCAGGGCACTGGCGGCAAGGCGATGGGCTTCGGCAAGTCGAAGGCCAAGCTCCTGACCGAGGCGCACGGCCGCGTGACCTTCGAGGACGTCGCCGGTGTCGACGAAGCCAAGGAGGATCTGCAGGAGATCGTCGAATTCCTGCGCGATCCGCAGAAGTTTCAGCGCCTGGGCGGACGCATCCCGCGCGGCTGTCTGCTCGTCGGCCCTCCGGGCACGGGCAAGACGCTGATCGCGCGTGCGGTTGCGGGCGAAGCCAACGTGCCGTTCTTCACTATCTCGGGTTCGGACTTCGTCGAGATGTTCGTCGGCGTCGGCGCCAGCCGCGTGCGTGACATGTTCGAGCAGGCGAAGAAGAACGCGCCCTGCATCATCTTCATCGACGAGATCGACGCGGTCGGTCGTCACCGCGGCGCCGGTCTCGGCGGCGGCAACGACGAGCGCGAGCAGACGCTGAACCAGCTGCTCGTCGAGATGGACGGCTTCGAGGCGAACGAAGGCATCATCATCATCGCCGCGACCAACCGTCCGGACGTGCTCGACCCGGCGCTGCTGCGCCCCGGCCGCTTCGACCGGCAGATCGTCGTGCCGAACCCGGACGTCAATGGCCGCGAGAAGATCCTCAAGGTCCATGCCCGCAAGGTGCCGATGGCGCCGGACGTCGACCTGCGCGTCCTGGCGCGCGGTACGCCGGGCTTCTCGGGCGCGGATCTGATGAACCTCGTCAACGAGGCGGCGCTGCTCGCCGCGCGCCGCAACAAGCGGCTCGTGACGATGAGTGAGTTCGAGGACGCCAAGGACAAGGTCATGATGGGCGCCGAGCGCAAATCGATGGCCATGTCCGAGGAGGAGAAGAAGCTGACCGCCTATCACGAGGCCGGCCACGCGATCGTCGGCCTGTCGGTGCCGGCCGGCATCCCGGTGCACAAGGCGACTATCATCCCGCGCGGCCGCGCGCTCGGCATGGTCAAGTTCCTGCCCGAGGGCGACCGCTACTCGATGAAGTACAAGGAGTTCACCTCGCAGCTCGCGGTCGCCATGGGCGGGCGCGTGGCCGAGGAGATCATCTTCGGCAAGGAGAACATCACCTCGGGCGCCTCCGGCGACATCGAGCAGGCGACCAAGATGGCCCGCGCCATGGTCACCCGCTACGGCTACTCCGACGAGCTCGGCACGGTGATGTACGGCGAGAACCAGGACGAGGTGTTCCTCGGCATGTCGGTCTCCCGCCAGCAGAACATCTCCGAGGCAACCGCCCAGAAGATCGACGCGGAGGTTCGCCGCCTCGTCGAGGAGGGCTATGCCACCGCCAAGAAGATCATCTCCGAGAAGCGCGAAGAGTTCGTGGCGGTCGCCGAGGCGCTGCTCGAATACGAGACGCTGACCGGTGACGAGATCAAGGATCTGCTCGCCGGCAAGAGGCCCTCGCGCAACGACACGCCCGACCAGCCGGCGACCCGATCGTCGTCGGCCGTGCCGCCGGCCGGCACCGCGCCGAAGCCGCGCGACCTCGGCGGCGAGCCGGAAGGCGGCCTGCCGCAGCCGGGCTGA
- a CDS encoding outer membrane beta-barrel protein, with protein sequence MVSIKQIVFAAAAAGSAPFAAHAADMSFSPPIIAEEAIPQEIGSGWYLRGDVGYSVAAKPSVSFPADQTVGLSNVRTSNQPVFGIGAGYKFNEWLRADVTADFLSDRKINWSRAGGCYGMVSCPSDVSNSATQSMYPFLANLYLDLGNYEGFTPYVGGGLGVAFVRTRQASYSQSAVTNSTPGATYIAANDITFATKERFSFAAAAMAGFSYDLGSGIALDAGYKYLYLDKSEAAPGRETITTVTNANPTANPATAGSTSTRIVDAPGVVQFRDHSFHQFRVGLRYYLN encoded by the coding sequence ATGGTCAGTATCAAGCAGATCGTTTTCGCCGCGGCGGCAGCCGGGTCGGCACCGTTCGCCGCCCATGCGGCAGACATGAGCTTTTCGCCCCCCATCATCGCGGAGGAGGCGATCCCGCAGGAGATCGGCAGCGGCTGGTATCTGCGCGGCGACGTCGGCTATTCGGTCGCAGCCAAGCCGTCGGTCTCGTTCCCGGCGGACCAGACGGTCGGGCTTTCCAATGTCCGCACCAGCAATCAGCCGGTGTTCGGCATCGGCGCCGGCTACAAGTTCAATGAGTGGCTGCGTGCCGACGTGACGGCCGACTTCCTGTCCGACCGGAAGATCAACTGGTCGCGGGCCGGCGGCTGCTACGGCATGGTGTCGTGCCCGTCGGATGTGTCCAACTCGGCCACGCAGTCGATGTATCCGTTCCTTGCGAACCTCTACCTCGACCTCGGCAATTACGAGGGCTTCACGCCCTACGTCGGCGGCGGTCTCGGCGTCGCCTTCGTCCGAACCCGCCAGGCGAGCTATAGCCAGAGCGCGGTCACCAACTCGACGCCGGGCGCGACGTACATTGCGGCTAACGACATCACCTTCGCCACCAAGGAGCGGTTCTCCTTCGCGGCCGCGGCGATGGCGGGCTTCTCCTACGACCTCGGCAGCGGCATCGCGCTCGATGCGGGCTACAAGTATCTCTATCTCGACAAGTCGGAGGCGGCGCCGGGTCGGGAAACGATCACGACGGTCACCAACGCGAACCCGACCGCCAATCCGGCGACGGCAGGGTCCACGTCGACCCGGATCGTCGATGCACCCGGCGTCGTGCAGTTTCGTGATCATTCGTTCCATCAGTTCCGTGTCGGTCTTCGCTACTACCTGAACTGA
- a CDS encoding tRNA lysidine(34) synthetase, producing the protein MLSEAAWTHDCDTLLIAHHADDQAETFLHNLVRGSGVYGLAGMPALRRAGPVTLRRPLIDWPKARLRAFLRGIGETWVEDPSNADPRFERARLRALEGVLASEGLTRDRILKTVRQMARAAEALDRTVDDLFRSHLDLDQSGVAGLPQAVYAAAPEEIRLRGLARLIRLIGEAEHTPRLERLETLDRALATGGDGTVRTLGGTVAVIRRGRVTIGLEPGREGLPRFTLMPGASAHWAGGVSVALRSDAPDPVEVGPLGTDGWTRLAAELRDSLAVPARFLHALPAAFVDGRLLACPALRHRLATNTHAPDAFTVFLDGSEGFPSTGLSPFRTASAA; encoded by the coding sequence CTGCTCAGCGAGGCGGCCTGGACGCATGACTGCGACACGCTGTTGATCGCCCATCACGCCGACGATCAGGCGGAGACATTCCTGCACAATCTCGTGCGCGGCAGCGGCGTCTACGGGCTGGCCGGCATGCCGGCCCTGCGGCGTGCCGGACCGGTCACGCTGCGCCGGCCGCTCATCGACTGGCCGAAGGCGCGGCTCCGGGCCTTTCTGCGCGGTATCGGCGAGACCTGGGTCGAGGATCCGTCCAACGCCGATCCGCGCTTCGAGCGGGCGCGGTTGCGCGCGCTCGAAGGCGTGCTGGCGTCCGAGGGGCTGACCCGGGACCGGATCCTGAAGACCGTCCGGCAGATGGCGCGGGCGGCGGAGGCGCTCGACCGCACGGTCGACGACCTGTTCCGCTCGCATCTGGATCTCGATCAGAGCGGCGTCGCCGGTCTGCCGCAGGCGGTCTATGCGGCCGCGCCGGAGGAGATCCGGCTGCGCGGCCTGGCGCGCCTGATCCGGCTGATCGGCGAGGCCGAGCACACGCCGCGGCTGGAGCGCCTCGAGACGCTCGACCGCGCGCTGGCGACCGGCGGCGACGGCACCGTGCGCACGCTCGGCGGCACGGTCGCGGTGATCCGTCGCGGCCGGGTCACGATCGGGCTCGAGCCGGGCCGCGAGGGGCTGCCGCGGTTCACGCTCATGCCGGGGGCGAGCGCGCACTGGGCCGGTGGCGTATCGGTTGCGCTCAGGTCCGATGCGCCCGACCCGGTCGAGGTCGGCCCGCTCGGCACGGACGGCTGGACGCGGCTGGCGGCGGAGCTCCGCGACTCGCTCGCCGTGCCTGCTCGATTTCTCCATGCCCTGCCGGCAGCATTCGTCGACGGCCGGCTGCTCGCCTGTCCGGCGCTCAGGCACCGCCTTGCGACGAATACGCATGCGCCGGATGCGTTCACTGTGTTCCTCGACGGCAGCGAAGGCTTTCCGTCCACAGGGCTTTCGCCGTTTCGCACCGCCTCGGCGGCGTGA
- the tolR gene encoding protein TolR, with protein MGMSVGSAGGNAGRRGRRRAGGAVMNEINMTPFIDVMLVLLIIFMVAAPLMTVGVPVDLPESRAKQMEGQTQPLTISIDGKGRIFVQEAEVAIDELVPKLMAIGKNGVEERIFVRADKAADYGAFMKVMGRINQAGFKKIGLVSTEEFAAK; from the coding sequence ATGGGCATGTCGGTCGGTTCCGCAGGCGGAAACGCCGGTCGCAGGGGACGTCGCCGCGCCGGGGGCGCGGTGATGAACGAGATCAACATGACGCCGTTCATCGACGTCATGCTGGTGCTGCTGATCATCTTCATGGTCGCCGCGCCGCTGATGACGGTCGGCGTGCCGGTCGACTTGCCGGAGAGCCGCGCCAAGCAGATGGAAGGCCAGACCCAGCCGCTGACGATCTCGATCGACGGCAAGGGCCGGATCTTCGTCCAGGAGGCCGAGGTCGCGATCGACGAGCTGGTGCCGAAGCTGATGGCGATCGGCAAGAACGGCGTCGAGGAGCGCATCTTCGTGCGCGCCGACAAGGCGGCCGACTACGGCGCCTTCATGAAGGTCATGGGCCGGATCAACCAGGCCGGCTTCAAGAAGATCGGCCTCGTCTCGACAGAGGAGTTCGCGGCGAAGTGA
- the tolB gene encoding Tol-Pal system beta propeller repeat protein TolB, which translates to MADDIEVGKLRAMLDAAIDRRRFLTGALAAAGGVAATPLLPFAPARAQDRLRIVITPGQAFQPMPIAVPQFNGDPGLGAQVAQMLAQDLRASGYFQVLDPASYLDRVLGANAQPNFANWAGIKAQAVVAGTVQSQGGQIVAQIRTWDVFGQSQLAGQQFATTPDNLRRLAHISADSVYTALTGFKGFFDTRVVYVDETGPKTQRVKRLAIMDWDGANVRYLTRGSELVLTPRFSPTSQQIAYMAYGEGEPKVFILNVSSGARQLLGDFPAMTFAPRFSPDGSRLLFSLQKEGNANLYAMDLGSRQIRALTDGASIDTSPSFSPDGSQIVFESDRGGVQQLYVMGAGGGGANRISFGAGRYATPVWSPDPDNPYIAFTKQDGDGFRIGVMKPDGTGERILAEGGHNEGPTWAPNGRYVMFFKDGGGPAGGPQLWYADVTGHVLQQVRTPSFGSDPAWSPLLR; encoded by the coding sequence ATGGCTGACGATATCGAGGTTGGAAAGCTGCGAGCCATGCTCGATGCGGCGATCGACCGGCGCCGGTTCCTGACGGGAGCGCTGGCGGCGGCCGGCGGCGTGGCGGCGACGCCGCTCCTGCCGTTCGCGCCGGCGCGCGCGCAGGATCGCCTGCGCATCGTCATCACGCCCGGACAGGCGTTCCAGCCGATGCCGATCGCTGTGCCGCAGTTCAACGGCGACCCGGGCCTCGGCGCGCAGGTCGCCCAGATGCTCGCGCAGGATCTGCGTGCCTCCGGCTATTTCCAGGTGCTCGATCCGGCCTCCTATCTCGATCGCGTGCTCGGCGCCAACGCGCAGCCGAACTTCGCCAACTGGGCCGGCATCAAGGCGCAGGCCGTGGTCGCCGGCACGGTGCAGAGCCAGGGCGGCCAGATCGTCGCGCAGATCCGGACCTGGGACGTGTTCGGCCAGAGCCAGCTCGCCGGTCAGCAGTTCGCCACCACGCCGGACAACCTGCGCCGGCTCGCCCACATCTCGGCCGACAGCGTCTACACCGCGCTGACCGGCTTCAAGGGCTTCTTCGACACCCGCGTCGTCTACGTCGACGAGACCGGTCCGAAGACCCAGCGCGTCAAGCGGCTGGCGATCATGGACTGGGACGGCGCGAACGTGCGCTACCTGACGCGTGGTTCCGAGCTCGTGCTCACCCCGCGCTTCTCGCCGACCTCGCAACAGATCGCCTACATGGCCTATGGCGAGGGCGAGCCGAAGGTGTTCATCCTGAACGTCTCCTCCGGCGCCCGGCAGCTGCTCGGCGACTTCCCCGCGATGACCTTCGCGCCGCGCTTCTCGCCGGACGGGTCGCGGCTCTTGTTCAGCCTGCAGAAGGAAGGCAACGCCAACCTCTATGCGATGGATCTCGGCTCGCGCCAGATCCGGGCGCTGACCGATGGCGCCTCGATCGACACCTCGCCGTCGTTCTCGCCGGACGGCTCGCAGATCGTGTTCGAATCGGATCGCGGCGGCGTGCAGCAGCTCTATGTCATGGGCGCGGGCGGCGGCGGCGCGAACCGTATCTCGTTCGGTGCCGGCCGCTATGCGACGCCGGTCTGGTCGCCGGACCCGGACAATCCGTACATCGCCTTCACCAAGCAGGACGGCGACGGCTTCCGCATCGGCGTGATGAAGCCGGACGGCACGGGTGAGCGCATCCTCGCCGAGGGCGGCCACAACGAGGGGCCGACCTGGGCGCCGAACGGCCGCTATGTGATGTTCTTCAAGGACGGCGGCGGACCGGCCGGCGGTCCGCAGCTCTGGTATGCTGATGTGACCGGGCATGTGCTGCAGCAGGTGCGCACGCCGAGCTTCGGCTCGGATCCGGCTTGGTCGCCGCTGCTGCGCTGA
- the tolA gene encoding cell envelope integrity protein TolA gives MNLRVRPGLPVSIALHLALLGWALVSLPTSAPIPEPVDAMPVEFVEIGPTAQLRLGQKIAKPMDEIVPKDQAKADKESEGQRAGTSKQEQPPPQPPESKPEPPKEEAKADPKPQPTPPQPPVEPPRLPQSKPEPPKEAKAEAPKEEPKPEDKPKEAEKAKDVGEGKPPEKKEPPKDNKALEKLLADKAEAEKKAEADKKEAEKKAAEAKAAADKKLAEEKAKEAAKKAAEKKAADAKALAAANAAKAKSQFNAAAISDILSRDKTGTSAGKEQRTASLGSPNGVNARVKMTQRELDAFVAQVRKCWNPPPGASDNKLLATLRVTLNQDGSVAVRPQVVESSAHALGPAFASSAVRAIMQCGPYQLPADKFALWHDFDAVFTPDML, from the coding sequence GTGAACCTGCGCGTCCGCCCAGGCCTGCCGGTTTCGATCGCGCTCCACCTCGCCCTCCTCGGATGGGCGCTGGTGTCGCTGCCCACGAGCGCGCCCATACCCGAGCCTGTCGACGCCATGCCGGTCGAGTTCGTCGAGATCGGCCCGACCGCGCAGCTCCGGCTCGGCCAGAAGATCGCCAAGCCGATGGACGAGATCGTCCCGAAGGATCAGGCTAAGGCCGACAAGGAGAGCGAAGGCCAGCGCGCCGGCACCTCCAAGCAGGAGCAGCCGCCGCCGCAGCCGCCCGAGTCCAAGCCCGAGCCGCCGAAGGAAGAGGCCAAGGCCGATCCGAAGCCGCAGCCGACCCCGCCCCAGCCGCCGGTCGAGCCGCCGCGCCTGCCGCAGTCGAAGCCCGAGCCGCCGAAGGAGGCCAAGGCCGAGGCGCCGAAGGAAGAGCCCAAGCCCGAGGACAAGCCCAAGGAGGCCGAAAAGGCCAAGGACGTGGGCGAGGGCAAGCCGCCGGAGAAGAAGGAGCCGCCGAAGGACAACAAGGCGCTCGAAAAGCTGCTCGCCGACAAGGCCGAGGCCGAGAAGAAGGCCGAAGCCGACAAGAAGGAAGCCGAGAAGAAGGCGGCCGAGGCCAAGGCCGCGGCCGACAAGAAGCTCGCCGAGGAGAAGGCCAAGGAAGCCGCCAAGAAGGCGGCGGAGAAGAAGGCGGCCGATGCCAAGGCCCTGGCTGCGGCCAACGCGGCCAAGGCGAAGTCGCAGTTCAACGCGGCGGCGATCTCCGACATCCTGAGCCGTGACAAGACCGGCACCTCGGCCGGCAAGGAGCAGCGGACCGCCTCGCTCGGCAGCCCGAACGGTGTCAATGCGCGCGTGAAGATGACGCAGCGTGAGCTCGACGCCTTCGTGGCGCAGGTGCGCAAGTGCTGGAACCCGCCGCCGGGCGCCAGCGACAACAAGCTCCTGGCGACGCTGCGCGTGACGCTGAACCAGGACGGCTCGGTCGCGGTGCGGCCGCAGGTGGTCGAGAGCTCGGCCCATGCGCTCGGCCCGGCCTTCGCCAGCAGCGCGGTCCGTGCGATCATGCAGTGCGGCCCCTATCAATTGCCGGCCGACAAGTTTGCCCTCTGGCACGATTTCGATGCCGTGTTCACGCCGGACATGCTGTGA
- the ybgF gene encoding tol-pal system protein YbgF has product MVGEGDDNATYRGGQPVASASAPQPGLGAPPATLGELPADDQIGGVIGGAAPFDLGAQARGTSAQNYPTSGYPANGYPAAQQPYPQGGLAPDSMPRSRYTEQAMPPGVRTGPSAPAGAPSQPNDTRIPGVNPRYAAVPPTASPRDEYDAAYGYILNGEYALAETSFRAFLSNHPTDRRVGSAQYWLGESYIARGMNREAADSFLKSYTQFPDGPKAPDSLLKLGLSLNGLGEKKAACATYEELLTKYPKATKAVRDRAQAEKSRGKC; this is encoded by the coding sequence ATGGTCGGCGAGGGGGACGACAACGCGACCTATCGGGGTGGCCAGCCGGTCGCCTCGGCCTCGGCGCCGCAGCCGGGGCTCGGTGCGCCGCCCGCGACCCTCGGGGAGCTGCCGGCGGACGACCAGATCGGCGGCGTCATCGGCGGCGCGGCGCCCTTCGATCTCGGCGCCCAGGCGCGCGGGACGAGTGCCCAGAATTATCCGACGAGTGGCTATCCGGCGAACGGCTATCCCGCCGCGCAGCAGCCCTATCCGCAGGGCGGGCTCGCGCCCGATTCGATGCCGCGCAGCCGCTACACCGAGCAGGCCATGCCGCCCGGCGTGCGCACGGGTCCGTCGGCTCCGGCCGGTGCGCCGTCGCAGCCGAACGACACACGCATTCCCGGCGTCAATCCGCGCTATGCGGCCGTGCCGCCGACGGCGAGCCCGCGCGACGAGTATGATGCGGCCTACGGCTACATCCTCAACGGCGAATATGCGCTCGCGGAGACCAGCTTCCGTGCTTTTCTCAGCAATCATCCGACCGACCGGCGCGTCGGCAGCGCGCAGTACTGGCTCGGCGAGAGCTACATCGCGCGCGGCATGAACCGCGAAGCGGCGGATTCCTTCCTGAAGAGCTACACGCAGTTCCCGGACGGCCCGAAGGCGCCGGACAGTCTGCTCAAGCTCGGCCTGTCGCTGAACGGGCTCGGCGAGAAGAAGGCGGCCTGCGCGACCTACGAGGAGCTGCTGACCAAATATCCCAAGGCTACCAAGGCTGTGCGTGATCGGGCGCAGGCCGAGAAATCCCGTGGCAAGTGCTGA
- the pal gene encoding peptidoglycan-associated lipoprotein Pal yields MFTEMRLVRGFKYAAVVATALTLGACASQQQTDLAGGAGAATPGSPQDFVVNVGDRVFFAMDSTDLSPEARATLDKQSAWLARYPRYTVTVEGHADERGTREYNIALGQRRAVATRDYLISRGVQPTRLRVISYGKERPVAVCDAEQCWNQNRRAVTVLNGAGT; encoded by the coding sequence ATGTTCACTGAGATGCGGCTCGTCCGCGGCTTCAAGTATGCCGCGGTCGTCGCGACGGCCCTCACCCTCGGCGCTTGCGCGAGCCAGCAGCAGACCGATCTGGCCGGTGGCGCCGGCGCCGCGACGCCGGGCAGCCCGCAGGACTTCGTGGTGAACGTCGGCGATCGCGTCTTCTTCGCCATGGACTCGACCGACCTGTCGCCGGAAGCCCGCGCCACGCTCGACAAGCAGTCGGCCTGGCTCGCCCGCTATCCGCGCTACACCGTCACCGTCGAAGGCCACGCCGACGAGCGCGGCACGCGCGAATACAACATCGCGCTCGGCCAGCGTCGTGCCGTCGCCACCCGCGACTACCTGATCTCGCGTGGCGTGCAGCCGACGCGCCTGCGCGTCATCTCCTACGGCAAGGAACGCCCGGTCGCGGTCTGCGACGCCGAGCAGTGCTGGAACCAGAACCGCCGCGCGGTCACGGTCCTCAACGGCGCTGGCACCTGA
- a CDS encoding ATP-binding protein yields MIGRRPRNPVASADGPTPGFSSAPTDDELARLFDGLLAARGIALAVSGGADSTALLFLFHRWHAAREAAPPAYVFTVDHGLRAEAAREAAAVGRIAERLGLPHRTLLWDGDKPVANLQAEARGALPAAQRGGLDA; encoded by the coding sequence GTGATCGGGCGCAGGCCGAGAAATCCCGTGGCAAGTGCTGACGGCCCGACGCCGGGCTTCTCCTCCGCACCGACCGACGACGAGCTCGCACGCCTGTTCGATGGCCTGCTCGCCGCCCGTGGCATTGCGCTCGCCGTTTCCGGCGGAGCCGATTCGACCGCGCTCCTGTTTCTGTTTCACCGCTGGCATGCCGCGCGCGAGGCCGCGCCGCCGGCGTATGTCTTTACCGTCGATCACGGCCTGAGGGCCGAGGCCGCGCGCGAGGCGGCGGCGGTCGGGCGCATCGCGGAACGCCTGGGCCTGCCGCATCGCACGCTCCTCTGGGACGGCGACAAGCCGGTGGCCAATCTCCAGGCCGAGGCGCGCGGCGCGCTACCGGCTGCTCAGCGAGGCGGCCTGGACGCATGA